TGTGTTATTGACACTAGTATCACTAACATAAAGTAGGTGGACATAATAATAGAAACACCAGGCTACTTGATAAACTGTCAGTTTGGTTAGTGCCACATTCCCAGTTGGATAAAGTGGGGGTAGTGCCTATACAGTGCATGTAGTAGTTTATCAGAACTTCAGTGATAAAGACGTAGCTGTGTGCTGCATCTTTCCAGTTTCCACCTCAATGCATAGAGGTGTGCTCTGTCCATCTTCGTCCTCATATCTCAGCCCTTTACACACTCTAACCACTTGTGCTGTGACAGGGACATAAACCCTCCCCATGTACAAACACCACCAGTTGTTTGCAGATGAAGCCCTCTGTCAGGGCTTTCTGTAAACTCGTGACTCTTTAAAGTACCGGTCACATGGCgttgtctgtctgcagcagcacagctttTAGTGCCAGGACATAATTTGCCCAAAGTTTTGATTAAACACCACTTGATACTTTATGGATGCTGGTGataaacatttctgcagagaGTAAGCAGTGACAGGACTAATTGCCGGCTGGCATGGGTAATTGTAGGTGCCTTTATCTGGTCACGACATAGCAGAAAACCTCTTGGAGCCactcattaaatgttttaaatgtttacaccACACttgttgtttggtttctttttggttacctagacacacacacacacacacacacacacacacacacacacacacacacacacacacacacacacacacacacacacacacacacacacacacacacacatattgtacacaAAAGCCATCTGCCTATGCAAATGTCTGCCAGAAATGCTAACTAGGTGTTGTTATTGCACATTTGGATGAAGAGTACTGTGGTTACCATTAGTCTTACTCTAACATTTTGAGTGGGTAACCTGATTACAGGCCTGGGCGCAAAGGAACCTAACTAAACAGTAGATGGTTTATTATGCACATGTTCTCCCTCAGAGAATGGAATTGTAACTATTTGCAGTGTCACTGATGACTGTTAATTGtgtcaaaaagacaaatatatgTATGGTAATAGGGTTTTTATACAGATTTATCATTTTTGTATAACCAAGTTGCACTACCCAAAATGGGGTATGTATGAATGAGAATCATAAAACAGGGTTTTGTTGAAGGTATGAGACATAATGAAGAGTTCAAATAGTGagaaaatcttttaaatatcttttaatTTCGAGCTCTTTCCCAAAATGTATCATACTGATAACCCAgcatttcttctcttcttctgtcccACAGAGGATGACACTGGTGCAGTGATTGTCCAGACGGCTCCTGGTAAAGTGGTGACACATCGTGGTGGCTCCATCACTCTGCCCTGTAGATTCCATCATGAGCCAGAGAACACCGACCCTGCTCGCATTCGAATTAAATGGACCAAAGTGACAGATGCATTCCAGTTTGAAGACGTGTTTGTGGCACTTGGAAAGTAAATTCTCCATCTGCACTTTTCCACCAAACTCTCAATCTGTATGAAAATTAGgttgaaaatgtcacaaaaacaacaataactgaTTTGATTGGCTGATTTGACGTCCttataatgtgttgttttacatgCACAAATCATGTTACCAGTGTAGTAATATTTTCATGAACCATCTAACACATAGTAAAAAATATTCATTGTCATTTGCCCCAGGTTGGATCAAGTATTCTGAATCACTTTGCTGTAATCAACTCTTGCGGGGCAATAACATGTATCAGCGACTGTGTTTCAAATCTCTTCAGACAGCAGCGCGTGTTTGGATCGTACCGAGGCCGTGTGTTTTTAGAGCAGGCGGGTCCAGGCGATGCCTCAGTGATCATCCAGAATGTCACGCTCGAGGACTATGGACGATATGAGTGTGAAGTCACCAATGACATGGAAGACGACACAGGATTTGTCAACCTTGATCTAGAAGGTCAGGAATTGGCTTTAAGAGATTCTGTAATGTATGGTGTTTGATTGTTCAATGTATAGAGTGGTAGTGAAAACGTGTTTCAGTTCACCTGAGATTAAAAGGTAATTCATAATCTTAAACCTCCTCACTCAAAAGTAGGGCTGTTTGTGTCTACCTCTAGGTGTGGTGTTCCCCTATTACCCCCGTGAGGGGCGCTATAAGCTCAACTACCACCAGGCCGAGGATTCCTGCAAACAACAGGATGCCATTCTGGCCTCACACTCTCAGCTGCACAAGGTTAGTCCACACCTCCTGCGTCTGTCATGTTCATAATAAAGGATTTTTCTCTCCATAATATAGtccattcatttaaaatgatactTTCCTTTACCACAATCCCCATTCGAAAACGTTTAGTGCATGTCCATCCTCTCCTTTTAAAATTCAGTCTACGTTAAAGTCAAGAGTAGTGAAGTTATGTCAGGAGATAAGCCTCCTACTACTTCTCCTCTTAATGTCTTTAATCCTTCAGTATGAACCACTAACCTACATTATCTTCTTTTACAGGCCTGGCTGGAAGGACTAGACTGGTGTAATGCTGGGTGGCTGGAGGACGGCTCAGTCCAGTACCCTATCTCTCATCCCAGAGACCAGTGCGGCCGCAAGGACACCCCTGCTGGTGTTCGTAACTATGGTTACAGGCACAAGGAGGATGAGCGCTACGATGCTTTCTGCTTCACTTCAAAGCTCAATGGTGAGAAACACAATTTGTTTATGCAGACTGGCATCTGCAGTTGTGTGCACATGCACGTCTCTATCTAAAGATCAGAAGGACTTTGTAGTCAATCTATATGATCATATAACTAAATAGAAACATCCATCAGAGGATTCAGCATCGGCAGCCCTTGATTGGAAGATAACACAACACTGGCAGAGCTGGATTGTTGTGCTATTGTGAAGAAAGGGGCTGTATCACGAGTGTTGGACCATGGGGGAATGAGGCCCATGTCTCTGATCTTTGCCTGTGATCTCACAGGCCTAGGGCCATTGGATTTTGATCAGGCTGTATTGATTCAGCCCTGCTAAGGCCACAGTGTCCTCTGGGTGCCAAGCATTGCCTTTCATCTCCCAGTTCTTTGATTTACATCGCATTCCCTCAGAGAGTCTGCGagtgtctctgtcacacatgCCACCTCCAGGTTCGTAAGCTCAAACAAACTTTAGAAAGTAGGAGGCTGGATTAGTTGCAGCATGAAAGTTATGTGTAGTCTCCAGGCAGCTGAAACAAGTCTACATGTATTaggataaaaacaaatttactcTATCGCTGTTGTAGAAAGATGCCAGCATTCAgtcttgtttatttgatttgtgcAAGATTGAAGTATAAAAAGTTATATGCAGGGTTATATACCAGACAATTTCTTAGTTTATAGGCAAGACACAGTGGATCTAGTAAAGGAATTGTATGAATTACTTAGAAATCAGGGTTTCAGGGATGCCACTCTGTGGAGCCATGCTACCTCTTTCCCTGTGCTTTCATTCTTAGAGCTAAGTTAATTGGCAGCTGTACAGACAAGATAGCAAATAAGTGTATTGGCCAACATGTGGAACTACAGCTTAAAACTTCAATATCACAGGATATTTTAAAAATTCCTCCTTAGGTAGATGTAAAAAGGTTCATTCTAAGCTCAAGAAACTAgctgaaaatatatatttatataaaactcTTATTTTCAGGTTATTACAcactaatgaaaacataattatgaTCACTGTATTTCATCCCTGCAAATGATTCATCTAAATTTTACACGCTGCCCCTTTAAGCCAGCATGCAactctttaaactttaaagccCGTCCTTGGTGAGAAAAAATGTATTATGACAGAAACCTTAAATGATTGCTCAAACCTTCCCTGGTGTGTTAATTATTGTGGATAGTCTGTTGTTCGCAGGAGATTTTCAGGTCGTGACCGAGACTGCTGCTCAGTCCAGCTTGACGATATTTACTCAATGTCCCCTGAGGAAATATGAGATAATATTCTGCTTCTCTAACAGCCACGGGTCAAATAAACAAGCATAAAATCAGTAGCTGAGCTGAGTGCAAAGTTGAGTTACCCGACATGATTGTCACGATAGCAGTAGTTCGGAGAAACGGTTTTAATCTTGGTTCCATTCCTTAGACGCGACCTCGTGATTCAGCTTAGTTCAACCATTTCAACCAATGTTAATACTGTCAGGCAAAAACTCTCCCTAGAGGGGAGGCGAAAGCAAAAATGGAAGCATTTTAAGGGTAATTTTGAGTTAGAGTGCTGTCCGCTGACAGAGTATTGCCTTTCGAATTTGAGCAGCTGCCCAGATGGCTGCAGGACTGATTTGATATTCTGAGCACAATCAGGCAGAGGGGCCTGGAAAACTGCGAATATGTACCCTCGGGGTCTAACATGTCTCTCGGGCTTCCCACTCTCAtttacttctctttcttttttcttttgccttctTCAACAATGCACTCGCTCTGTTTTCATTCACCTTTTTCGCATGTTTTCACAACAAACagcctcttctttcctctcccaCTATATTCCCCCCAGGCAAAGTATACTTCCTCAAACGCTTCAAGAAGGTGAACTATGCAGAGGCAGTGAAGGCTTGCATTCGAGATGGCTCAGTGGTGGCCAAAGTGGGTCAGCTGTACGCCGCGTGGAAATTTCAACTTCTAGACCGCTGTGAAGCCGGTTGGCTGGAGGACGGCAGCATCCGTTACCCCATAGTGAATCCCCGTTCCCGGTGTGGAGGATCCCAGCCAGGCGTCCGACACCTGGGCTTCCCTGATAAAAAATTCCGCCTCTATGGGGTCTACTGTTTCCGCAAGAACAAGGATGAAACAGCAGGTGGTACAGACACGACAAAAAGCTTTACAGATAGTTTgacaaagaggaagagcagcaacagcatcTCCATGAATGTCACAAGGGTGATTTAAAGTGGAGTGACTAATAGCAGGAAGGGGGATGCAAGTTTAGATTTGACTGCAACAACCGTTGCCTAGTAGCCAGATTTCATTCATcgctttcaaagtaaaacactcacacacaagaTATACTCATTTGGAGATTTCCCAGTGAGAAGAAGCGGGGCTGTGTAAAATTAAGGGTGACATCTTTATTAGGGTGAATTTCCTTTCATCTCCAGTCAGTCAATCAACTAAAGGACTAAGTATGTAAGCACATCTGTTGCCGGAAACCTGTAAGATTAAACAGCAACTTTATCATGTCAGAGGCACAAATCAGACTAGAGTCTGCCATGAATGTccttgtgtctgtgtatgtctgtgtggaGCATAttttggctgctgctgtggctcatAAGCTCTGAGCCCCAGTTTGGGCCAGAATCCCAGTGCCAGGgtaaaaacattcattactGGGTGAGATGAGATGATGTGCCTGACTGTATGGAAAAAATCCAAGATACCCTGTAAGTTTTCATTGTACCAAATGTAATTGGCTGAATCTGGGTGTCATGCTTGGTTAGCAACCGTCTGGCACACTGGGAGTCATCTTTCTAGTTAACTAAGACCTGGCAATCTCATCACCCGAGCTGAACAGGCAGTAGTGAATATTGCATTAGCTCTCAAATACTTGCACTTTAAATACACAGAgctttattttatgattttatgaaGCGAGCATGTATTGTTTGGCTGAGAATAGTTGCTGTGGCTGAATTTAACAGAAATACAAAGCTGCAATAATAGCTATTTACCTCACATATTGCACTTTTAAGCTACCTGGGCCACCGGGACACAATAAATGTTAGATGCTGCAACCTTTATTATGGAGTATGTTTGCCACTGGATGGATGAaggtaaataagaaaaaaaaaataaaataaatgtcttgAAATTGTACATTTGGGTACAGTCATTTGTTCCTGTATAAAGAGATCCAATGGGTGACAAATTGAAAACATGAGTGGAGAAATAAATGCGTTTGCTAACTTAGAGATCACGAGGAGTCACTAAATGGTCTTAGTTGAACTTCAAAGGAATGGACACAGAGTGAATTCATGCAGCACTTTTATTGAAGGCACTTTATAATTGGCCTCCAGGAGCCATttacacatactcacacactaATGGCAGCAAGCAACCATGCAAGGAGCAGGCCTAACCACTGGGAGCAATTGGAGGTTTAGTGTCTCGCTAGCACATCTCTAGGGATCATCCCACTGACCGTGCATTTAATGGACAGCCTGCTGTATGTACTGACCCACAGTCACCACATATATCATCCTACAGCGTCTCTGTTTAAAGTAATGCATGTGAGGGATAGAGGGATAGAATACGGGTTTACAGCCCTGCCCTGTAAAGCTTTTACACCTGCCTCCTCTGctattgtgtatgtgtatgtgtgtgcattgtaTTCACTCTACGCGGATGTCTATTGTGCACTGAACAGAACAGGTTTTTACTGAGAGTTATAATTTGTTGAACTTTTACCAGAACTGCGCTTGTGGGCACGGCTTAAcgtgaaaaatgaatgaaaaacaaataacttcTTTCCAGAACTGTACGGGAATAATTAATCATATAAGGAAATGCaaggaaaaacaagcagggtACACTAAGCAGAGAGGCAGACACGGTTAAAAGGTTACTTTAATACAAGAATAAACTGCGGTGCGGGCAAATGAATTCTTAAACTccaggcacacacaaacaggagagCATGCAGTGGTCATTAAGTGACACACAGGTAATGTGAACAAGCAGGTACAAGGCAAATGGAACTGGCAAAGGCCAAAAAACATCATAAACCCAATACAATTAAAGGTTTTGACCTGATACGTGGTCACTAAACCTAATGCTACTCATTCTAAGtggaaaattaaacattaaagtggCTGTATGGTCAAACGGCTACCGTGGCCAAGACTTCATGA
This genomic window from Anabas testudineus chromosome 4, fAnaTes1.2, whole genome shotgun sequence contains:
- the hapln4 gene encoding hyaluronan and proteoglycan link protein 4 is translated as MQSSKQPLAFRKMSFVVFILTSVLSVTSLPANTEKGRRKVVHVLEDDTGAVIVQTAPGKVVTHRGGSITLPCRFHHEPENTDPARIRIKWTKVTDAFQFEDVFVALGKQQRVFGSYRGRVFLEQAGPGDASVIIQNVTLEDYGRYECEVTNDMEDDTGFVNLDLEGVVFPYYPREGRYKLNYHQAEDSCKQQDAILASHSQLHKAWLEGLDWCNAGWLEDGSVQYPISHPRDQCGRKDTPAGVRNYGYRHKEDERYDAFCFTSKLNGKVYFLKRFKKVNYAEAVKACIRDGSVVAKVGQLYAAWKFQLLDRCEAGWLEDGSIRYPIVNPRSRCGGSQPGVRHLGFPDKKFRLYGVYCFRKNKDETAGGTDTTKSFTDSLTKRKSSNSISMNVTRVI